ACTGTCAACATGGGTCCCAATCCCAAGATCCGTAATCTCAGCCGATCGTACCGAGAGGCCAAGGGTGACATTGTATGGATTATTGACTGCAACATCTGGATGGGAAAGGGAGTTTTGGGACGTATGGTCGACAAGCTCATGGGATACAGGGTCGGCGGCGCTGCAAAACCATACAAATTTGTCCACCAACTTCCCATCGTTGTGGACTTGATGGACTTTTCCACTCCACTCGCAGCAGAAGGCCAGTCTCTTTTGGATGCTTCATCGGAGGAAGACCACCATGCTAGTGATTTGGACATCGAGGAATTTCCCAAAATCATGTCTCAGGGCGGTGGACGTATTGATGAGATGTTCATGACAACTTCGCATGCCAAGTTCTACAGCGCCATCAACACCCTCCGTGCAGCGCCATGCGCTGTTGGCAAAAGTAACATGTTCCGCAAATCACAGCTTGATCAAGCGACGGATGCCATCTTGAATCCGAAACTTGATCAAAACAAAAATCTTCCAACGGGTGTTGATTATTTCTCGCACAATATCTGCGAAGATCATTTGATCGGCGATGCGCTATGGACGACTGATTTCCCCGGGCATAGAAGCCATGGACTTGTCTGGGGTGATATCGCCGTTCAACCAGTGTCAAACATGTCTGTTAAGGCCTACACAGCACGACGATCTCGCTGGCTCAGGGCCAGGAAGTACACAGTCCTTTCGGCAACAATCCTTGAACCGTTCACCGAGTGCTTTCTGTTCGCTACCTATATCTCCTTTGCGATGACAACGATCCCATTCTTCAGCCAGATCTGTGGCATTCCTAAAACTTGGAGCACCATGGCAATTGCCTGGTTCGCGATAACTACTCTGTGGATGCTTATAGACTATATCGGTTACTTACGTCTGCATTCCGGCGTCACCATGGAGGTTGACGAATACACCCCTTATTTTGCCAAGGGCTTCAAAAACAAAGGCGGAATAAAGTGCCGTCCGTTTCTGGAATTCTTGGCTGCTTGGATCGGACGCGAGGGTCTTGCTTTTCCTGTCTGGGCTTATGCAGTTGTCTTTGGCAACACGGTCAACTGGCGCGGGCGACTATTCTACATTCACTGGGATACTACAGTCGACGCTGTTGAACCTCGAGAGGAACGAATTCGCGAAGTGAGGACACCTGAACTCGAAAGAGGACCTTTGCAAAACAAGCATCGGGTGGATTGATTAGGTATGGGAGTTGATACTACGACATGTATGAGGGTGGGCGTATTCGGGTTAATGAGGCAGAATATGGATAATACCCCGGGCTTGAGGCAACGGGTGATGTGTTACGACAGCTTATGGCATAAAGTCGCAAtgatatatagaatattcgATATATATACTAATGGATAAACATGCTTGATTTCTTGACTTGTTTTGTGGCATTTCAGTAGCCAAGACACCCAATCTGTGCCGGTTCACAGACGACTACAATCTACAGTTTGATTTACATGACTAACAACTGCCAATGTGCTCAATCTATTGGCATGGGCTTGCCAACTCGATAAACTTACTCAACAGGGAACAACATCATGTATCTTCACCCCCAAGCATCGTCTTAGCCATCACAGGCCAGCACGTGATTGGACAAATTCCCCCACAGTGTGCGCCAGCTCCTGCATTAGGTAGATTAGAACCCCGCCATCGTTAAGCATTTTCCCACGATGCGGTGGTTTTTGGGTATTGCGAAGCGCAACTCAACTCTTTCTTTCAAGCAAACCCCAGCTTTTCAAGTCTCAAAGTAAGTCTACGCAGATCCAATACCAAACAAACTATTCTAACCTCTCACCTTTCCAGACGCTCCTTCACAATGGCTTCTCCTTCGGACCGTCGACCCATCGTTATCTCGGGACCTAGCGGTGTCGGAAAGGGTACACTGATCAACATGCTCTTCACCCGTCACCCCGATCAATTTACCCTGTCCGTGTCGCATACTACCCGTAACCCTCGCGAGGGTGAGAGTGACGGTGTCCACTATCACTTTGTCACTAAGGATGCTTTCCGGGACTTGATCGCCAAGGATGGCTTCGTCGAGCAGTACGTTCATCAATCGCATGCGGACTTGCGCATACACTAACAACTCGTTTCGCAGCGCACAATTCGGCAGCAACCTTTACGGCACGAGCAAGGCGACCATCGAGGAGCAAACAGCCAAGGGTAAAGTCGTCGTCCTCGACATCGAAATGGAGGGTGTCAAGCAAGTCAAAGCCTCCACTATCGACGCCCGCTACGTCTTCGTATCCCCCCCTGACACCGAGGAGCTTGAGAAGAGACTCCGAGGCCGTGGTACCGAGACCGAGGAGAGCATTCAGCAGCGTCTCACCCGTGCGCAGGACGAGCTTGCCTGGGCGCGATCAGCCGAGTTTGACAAGATCCTCGTCAATGATGATCTGGAGAAGACATACCAGGAGTTGGACGCTTTTGTATACACTGAGAAGAGCGATTGAATCTGGAGACAATTGATTGGGGGTGTCTTCTTTTAGAGGAGTTTggtaaaagtaaaattatacACGAAGCATGATAGACCTACAATGATCAATGATTATACTCAGTATAGTGATACCACACCATTGATGTGCCAGAACAGGCAAGGCAGTATATTTCTACATGCTCGAATTCTCCCTCAGGTGCTTATAGGATCCAATTGACTGTGAAGGGAAGAATTGGACATCGAAAAACTCTGTTGCTATCTAGTAACACCAATGGCGGACAGGCCTTGCGTCTGTACTAAGGCTCTAAGGAGAACGTGAACTCTTGGCCTATAGGTACAATGGCACATTACCCTAAAGCATAATCTAACGTGACATCAAGCAGCCCCTTTACATCGTCTACCATGGTCTTGATGACCCAGTACTCACTTCTCGGGACGCGACTCTACCTCTAGTTTCCCATCCCATAAATCTTGCGGTACCGCTGACTGAGTTCAATATACAGGTCGACACGAGTGTTGCTACTCATCTTATCGACAGTTTCACGGATCTCAGCTTCAGCGTTCCTATTCAGTAAACGATCACTCTCAGTTCTTAGGACTGACTTACAGAATTCAGGACCAGCGATGGGTGCCGCTTGGTTAGGCTTTCTGACAGCGTCTTGGAAGCTGCGTGCCAGGAAGTGGGCAGTTTCGTCGGGCACGGTGGCGATCTGTCGGATGAAGCTGGTCTTTGGATTTGATAGATAGCGTACAAAGTAGCTGAAGAGGGCATCGTTGTTCGCCAGTCGCTGGATGACTGGCCCGGATGCCTCGTCCTCTCCATCTTGCCCTTGTCTGACTAGCTCAGATTCCTCGGACGACAGAGAGGATGAAGCGCTTCCGCCCGATCGTTTAGGAATACACTTTTCAACGTGATAGTCTGGTTGAGAAAGTATTTCAATGTTCTGATCTTCAGATGTTTCTAGAGACTTAGTGCATGAACTAGCTACGGACAGAGACCCGGGGGTAGATTTCGTAGGAGTATGTTCAGGAAGAGCCAACCCGGCGTTGGCCGATGGGATGTCAGATGACTTGAGGTCGCACTCTTCGACGATCTGATCTGGAGACTCAAACTGGATCTCGAAGCGAGCAAATTTGGCCGTTCGTGGGATAATGATCTTAGGAGATGAGGGCTCCGTCTCTGGCTTCCTGACGTTGATAACAGGCACTTTGGGTGTATGCAGGCTCTTCGAGAAGCTCGTTTTGGGGCTCTTGATAGCAGATGGTCCGGCCCCGTATGGCGTCTGGATCATTTCGGCAATCTTGGAGACCCGGTAGGACAGCATGGAGATGTCGTCCAGAATCAGACTCTGCCCGGCCTCCAGCTACAGGTTGCTTAGCGTGAGCTGTACCGTCATAGATTACAAAAAAGGACTCACGATTTCAAGCTTTGATATGATTGTGAGGTACTTGGCATCTGGGTCGCTCTCATGTACAGGCCACCCGGCCCCATTCGGGATAGGGGCTGAACATCCAGGGCCGCCAGTCGTGCCAGTCGTGCCAGTCGTGCCAGTCGTGCCAGTCGTGCCAGCCGTGTCAGTCATCACAGTAGAAGTGGTGGTGGCGGGATTCTGAAAGACAATCCCTTGTTCTAGAGTAGGAGTAGGGGGATCCGCGAATCTGTCATCCATCCTGCCAGTCAGCCACTTGAGAGGTTGCTATGTTCTGAACGTAGAGTGAAAAAACTCGTGAATAATCTGAGTGTATTGGATGAGAAAAACGCCGTGtcgaaagaagaggaaacaaTGTATTTGTAATTAAGAAACGAGCTGGAAATAATGATTGCGTGATGGCATCGCTGGTGCCTGCCCGATAGTAAAATGGCAGAGTGGTTGTCACTGTCACACACGGTTTGTCACTGCCAGAATTTAGGTATGCGCCAGCTGGCAAACAAAATACCTGCCttattacctacctacctagtactaaggtactgtTAAAGTAGTAAGAAAGCAATATCTACTAGGTAACCATATGATATAGACACCCTTTGCCATTTCCTGTTGGATGCAAACAAGGTATTAATGtcagaaaaaaaagacaaataTCCACGTGCTTGTTGACAATCAAACTCGTCTCAGTAACAGCACCAGGATAAGATTACGTCAGTATTATCTATCAGGTTGTCACTGGATGATGTTGTATTAATGCAGACAGACTTTATAGGGCACGAGACTGGGTAAGAGACTGATTAATATGCCCTTTACTAAGTCGAGTACCCGAGAAATAAGGTATTAGCTGGTTTGATTTTCAATAGTCTTCTCTAAAGCAGACTGAGCCGGTTTGAATTGCAAGACTTTGCCGTTTCTAGATGAAGGTTGCTAAGTAGAACAAGTGTTGAACGtatatatatctaggtaGTCTATTCGATCCCTTAATATCGTCTATATCTATTTCTTTACCCTTGTTCCAATATTTGTTAGAAAGCAGAAAACTATTCCAATTGCGCTCATACGAGATGAGACAATATCATCCATGTAGCTTAATTATGACGCCTCAAAATGCCAAGAATAGTACTGTTCTGTTTGTAGACATTGTCAGCTCATGCCAAGAAAAGATGAGTCAAAGTCTGGAATTATGCATACCTAGACTACGAGAAACATCCAATATACAGATAGTATTTCTTTGTGGAGTATAATGCATGTCGGCATATCATCGTGATTTGGCATTGTGATGTCTCCACAAGATGCGAAGGTCCAGCCGAATTATGCAGGTAGCTAGACTAAGTCATATATAACAAACTTGCTGACCCATCACATTTCTATGCATTTTTTTGCTGTCTACAAACACCAACATTCCAACAACACAATCCAATATGACGACAAAAGTTTGGAGCCGAAACACACAAGCTGGTGCTGCTCTGGAGAAAGTCCAAGAAGCCATTCGCAACCCTACAGCAGCATTAATTCCAAAGCCACCTTCTGACGTAAGTGACTCTATTGCATCATGTGACAATGACTGATGATAATGTTTCACAGCTTGAGGAGATCAAGGCGGATAGCGACTCATTCACTTTGGCCTCATTCACCACAGAGGATGCTTATGAGCTCGGCAATCTTCTATACGCCCGCCTCTACCCTTTCGCTCTTGAGGGCAAGCCAACAGTGATTTCAATTGCTCTCGCAAACACTTCTCAGGTTGTCTTCCAGACTGTGACTGGACCTGGTACAGCGCCTGACAACGAGCAATGGGTCCGCCGCAAGAGAAACACAGTCCTCAGATTTGGTTGTAGCACCTGGTTTATGCACAACAAACTCAAAGGCGATGAGTCTGCCTTTGCTGCAAAGTATGCTATCGCCGACTCCAACAAGGGCGACTACGCTATCCACGGCGGAGCCATTCCTATTCGTGTTCGTGGCGTTGAGGGAATTGTAGCTGTTGTGGTTGTTAGTGGACTGAAGCAGGATGAGGATCATGGAGTTATTGCCGACGTCATCAAGAATAACTGGAACTAGGTACTAATAATAAATCATGTCTATGAAATAACTGCATACATACAAAATGGTGCATGCGAGTATATTTGAAACCGGATCACTCCATATCCTACCCCCCTGCCAGCATGCAGGGAATAGAATATCTAACTACCTGTCGGCATTCCCGATACGGGCCGCCCGCGACATGTATATGCACCAAAAGGATTAAGGTTTATGCAGCTAATGAAAGCGAAATTtgacctaggtaggtaattaACTTCCAAGTTTAACCAAACCAAAATCCATGCATCCATGCTATGCTATGCAGCTGATGAAGGTTGAAATTCGATATCTAATTTTAACTATATTCATCGTGCCTCATCGTTGACGACAACGACTATGAACGCGACAAAATGGAGAATCTCAAAGGCCTGCCAAGAATGTCgcgccaagaagatcaagtgCAACGGCGAGACGCCCTGCCAGAACTGCCGAATGAGAAATCTCAGTTGCGTCTATCGCGAAAAGGCCCGTAATCGGACGCGAAAGGTCAAGCCGCGAACTGCCGCCTATGAAACAATCATGTCTCACGATGCCATGGAGAGCACTTCATTAGAAGCATCCGACGAAGGGACAGTCCCGCCTACGCCGAGCGCTGATGATGCTTCTATCGGACCATCTGGATCAGTCATGGGCAGTGAGCGCAGTACCGGCATAACTCATAATGCCGTCGCTGCAACACATCGCGCATCCCCGTCATGTTTCCTCCAGCTTTATTATGGACCTTCATCCAATTTCGCCCTTCTCAATTCTATCTACCACCAAATAGCAGGGACATCTCCGAACGATCCCCCGTCGCGCTCTGGTATTGTCGAAGAGGGTGGTCCAGGTCTAGACCTTTTCAGTCATCGACGATTGTTCTTTGGAGATTTGGCAGATAACCAACGACCATCCTTACTCCCCGATGACGGCTCAGCCCTACTTATTGATCTTGAAACAGCCCATCGGTTACTCGAGAGATATCTTTTAACCTACTGGCATGGCCTGCCCGTCATGAGTAAAGACGATTATCGTCGTCGCTTAGACGCGTTGTTTCAACCGCCAGGGATCTTTGATTATGATGCCCCCGAGACAATCATCATCATGCTTGCAGTTGGCCTAGGGGCTTCCATGACGGGTGAAGAAGCCATTGCGGAATTTATTTTCCAAAAAACAAAGCAGGGCGCCGCGAAATTGGACGAAGTCGTCAACATGCAAGTTGTCCAAATACACCTTTTGATGATAAGTCACCCTTAACCCAAGCCCTCGTTTCACTCAAGCTTACAACCGCAAACGCACATTTTCAATCAGAGAGAGCAAGACCAAACTCAAGCTTCTTGCATGTTGGCACTGCCTGTAGAAAGGCTGTAGCTGCTGGCCTACACAAAGATGGGTGCATGCGCCCTGGATATACAGAGGATGACACAAATCAAAGAAGCATCACCTTTTGGAGTGTATTCTTCTGGGAAACGTGAGATCAATATCAGAATAATCTATACAACATCTGACTGACACTATACAGATGGCAgtgtcttgttcttggtcgCCATAGCTCCATTCCTGACCCTGGCCCAGTCATTCCGTTGCCGAAAGATCAAAAACTACTCAGATCCTTGGTCACGTTATCACGCATCATGGATAAGTGTGTCAAGCGTATATACAGTCCACGACATGACTCGTTATTGCCTGTGTGGAATGCAGCTGTTGAGATCCGTCGCGAATTACATCAGTTTGCAGAGCAGCAACTTAAGGACATGAAGTTTGGCCTCGTTGGAGATCCTAGTACAGGGGAGCTTGGTGTGTGCCAAGCTATGGTGTCAACTAGTAAGTCATTCTGGATATTGGTTGACTTTGTGGCTGACCCAAAGTAGTGTACCATCACACCCTACTACTGACATTCCGCCCATTCCTGATATTAAGAGCCAAGCTCAACCGTGATCGAGCGTCTGCTACATCTGCCGATAAGTTGCAATTACCTCCACCTTGGCTTGACAGCGCTTGTGAATACTGTCTAGAAGCGGCGAGAAACTCAGTTGGATTCCTGACAGGCTCTTGTGCCACAAACATTCTTTGCCGCGTATGTTTACTCGTTCTGCTTAGTTGTAGCCAGACTAACAAATTGCAGGACATTAAATATCATGGCTTCTTTATCGAGGGAGCTTGCTACGCCTTAGCTTTTGACATGCTCCAGGAGAAGAAAACCGCCCACCGCAACTTGCCCTGGATCCATTCAGGTCTTAGATGCTTACGTTCCATGATGGGATCAGCCGGAGTCAACGCAGGCCAACTTCCGATTACGATTGCCTCAATCGAGCAGATGGTTCGCTCTGCCGGCTTTGAAATGAAAGACCCTGTCAGCCAGACCCAGCAGTATCAGCAACAACTTCCAAAGTCGACACTTCCCGGCTCGCCAGCCCCTACTAACGTGGCTGGCATGGGGAACGAGCCAGCATTTACCTTTCCTTCTATGCCCTTTGGCTTCGACACGACGGGTCAGCTAAATGGTGCATCGCCGGCGGGTGCCAGACCAGAAGACATGGCGGATTTTACAGCCGCTGATGTTGGTTGGGATATTGATTTTGGATCAATGAACATGGATGCGTTCTTGTCTCTTGATTCAGCAGAGGCGTTCAATTTTGCGCCATGAACGAATGTGTATGATTGACGGAAGAGGGTTGAAATTGCAGTAAAGGCTCGGGGGGTTAACCTCTTTGGGGTATGCTGACGAATTTAATAAGGTGAGATTATATGATTGTTACGGAGGTAATTTGATTACAGGCATAGGACATGGAGCATTGGACCTTTTCTTTTATACCAGCATTTGAGAGTTGAATATAGCTCCCCATTATAATGTTTTTGAATAAAGTGTTTCACATAGATGATGATAATAATCAACAAGCTTTATGACAATCCGGCCGTCCTTACTGACTCTGAAGAGCCAAAACAGCAGTCAGACCTCCAGTCAAGGCCAAAAGTCCTCTAACAATGTTCATCCATCGCCACTTCTTTAGCAAATTTACAACTTCCTCTTGACTCGCCTTCTCCTGTTCAGCACTGCTGGCCGCAATGTCATTGAGGCGATTGTTGGTAGCCATCATCCCTAGCCCAGTCCATGGTAACTGAGACAGCGTAGCCACAGCTGCAACAGTCCAGAGCGTGCGTTGAGCGGGAACGAGAAAGGCAACGATGCCTGACGACGCACCCGAGAATATGGCAAGGGGAACAAGGGTCAGAGCACCGCGAGTGTAGAAGTCTTTGAAGAAGGGCGTGTTGACGGATGTAGGTTGATTATATAGGAAAGGAACGGTGAGGTGCGAGGAGCCGAGATTCACACCGGCCAGGAGAAGGCTTGAAGTCAGGCCGAAGACTTGGCATGTGCGTATAGTAGAATCCATGATAGATTGATGTTGTCTGAGTATTTTGGTTAAGGTGAGAGCTgtttgatgacgatgataaGTGAGGAGAGGACGCCAATTGAGGAGGTAGGCACCCAGAGTTTGTTAGTTACTGGTTAGTATGGGACATGTGAAGATGAGATGCCTCGTTAGCCGCATGTGGCTTTTCTCAACTCTTCATCAGGACGGATAGACATATTTCAGCCATTACTGGTTCGTGTTAATGATGTTTGTATGATTGCTATAATATGAAAAGCATCAGTTTCGTAACCATTGTATAATATCTACCATGTAAGGCTGAAAATGACTGAGACATGGGTAGACTCGTATTCGTGTTTATACTTTTCGTTATCTGAGGACTAGGACTAGGACTAGGACTACTCAGAGAACATACGCCATCTACTATCTATCTATTTGGTTATGAGTGTCTTTCTATCTAGTATTTCTCTAAATCATCCCGGAACTCATCTGGCAGTAACAACAGAAATCATGTGCTCCTAGGGACGCGTTCAGAACCTGGAGTAACTAACAATCATGACGCCAAAGGATCGCTTCGTACCGCGCTAAAATGATAGTACGTACACAATTCGTCTGATATTTGTAGGGATATCGCTCcttaggtaggtacaggAGCCAATCATGTAAATTACAATTCAGTTAATTTCGCCAGAGAAAAGACAAAGCTGacatcttctttttccaCCTTTCAATCCAACAGTTTCATCCCAGCCCCTGTTGCCCAGGGATCGTGGTTCTACGATGGACTTGTCTTCGCTTTACCAGAACGCTTTGGTGACTTTTGCATCTTTATCTGTTGGCTATAAACTTCTATTTGCAGTCGTTGCCATTTTTGTTTTGAATAAAGCTTACGGTGGCCGAAGCAAGGGGTATAAGAATTTACCAGCTTATGCACCAATTGAACTTGCTATTGCCAGTTATATCCTCAGTGGAGATGGCATCAGTCGGCGAATCTTGTAACACTTATTCCCAATGCCTACTCTCTCATCGATCACGCTTGCTAATATGGACAAACAGTTCAGCTGTAAGCCGTTACGGAGGCTCACTCTTTGGCATCACTTCAGGGCACCAGATTGTGGCCGATCTCCCAGGCATAGAGCGTCTCTTGACACAGTCTCACCACATTTTCGACTCCACGCCAGCCCAGTATTCACTCTGTACGCTTGTTTTTGGAAGTACCGATTCCCCTCAGTTGAGGAGAAAATTACATACGTCTCTGAAAGATCTTGTCCCTCCTCTGGAAAGAACCTTTCTCAACGATGCTGCATCTACTGCTGCTGTTGAGAGATCTCGTGTTGCCGAGCGTGGGGCATCACTCGTTACCTTTTCTTCTGACCCACAACATATGGCACGCTGGGAACTATCAGCAGGAATAAAGGTTCTACAGTCGGAGCAACCAGGTGTTCCCGGAATAGTCGAAGCGAACTTGCAAAGCCTGACCCGTGACTTTGGGGCCTGCATGTCCATTCCTTTGATCTACGGCCAAGATCTTCTCGACCGCCATCCTCAACTCCTCAACGACTTTTGGGTTTTCGACAATGAGCTATTTCCTCTGCTTATGGTTGGAATTCCCAAATGGGCTCCCTTTAAGATGATGCAGGATGGACTCAAAGCGAGAGCCAGGATCATTGACAGTCTGGAGGGTGTTTACAAACGCGTTGAGCAAGAACGACGAGGAGAACCGGTTGATTTTGGCGCCGACATCTCTGATGTCAGCACAATGCTGCGCGAACGAAACAAGGTTTATAATCGAGATGGTTGGACCCTCAAAGAGCGTGCTGCTGCTGACCTGGGCACTTTCTGGGGTCTGAATGCCAATGCTCAGCCTGTCTTGTTCTGGTTCTTACTCTACGTTTATTCTACCTCAGGTTTGCTTGAGCGAATTAGACAAGAGATTTCGCCTTATGTCACTCTGGCTAGAGAGGACCGACCAGAAATTACTTCTATGGATCTTCAAAATTTGTTCAGAAACTGTCCCCTCATCAAAGCTTGTATTTTCGAGACATATCGCCTAGTCAACGAGCCAACATCGATCCGCCACGTGTCTCAATCAGTCAGTGTTAACGATGGGAATCTCCAGCACAACCTGAACGAAGGGACATACATATCTGTACCCCTAGCTCTCAGGAACAAAGATCCTCATCTGTACCAAGACCCAGACTCCTTTGTCCCTGATCGTTTCCTCGACACGGACCCCGAGACAGGAAAGTCGACAGCCCGATATGGAAAGTTGAAGCCGTGGGGTGTCGGGGCTGCCATGTGTAAGGGGCGTACATTTGCAGAGAAGGAAATCATCTCTTTGGGTTCGGCTGTCGTGAGTCTTTGGAACATTGCTCCAGTTGATGGAAATTGGAAGTTACCTGCCATGATTCCTGGGACTGGAGTCAAGAAGCCAGTCAATGACATACGTGTCGTTGTGCAGAGAAGGGTAGTGTGAGTTTTTGGAAAAGTCTAATGTATTGATCTCAGGTTTGAGTTTAGCAATTAGGGCTGAAGTATATAAGCTTTGCTCAGTCTTACGAAAAGGAGAAGCACAACATTTTAGACCTCACTCTGTCCCTCACATGCTCAACTCAAAGACGCCACTCGACAGTGTTGCCTGGTCCTTTTCTCAAACTTGGCCATATTATTGAGCCCTGAGACTACTTGTTCTTGTAACCTGagtttctgctacccactaggccAGGCAAGCATAATATACAAAGGTAATGAAAGGTTTTAGGCTCAGAGTAGTCTATTCGGGAGTCGACCTTGGTAGAATAACCATGGGTACAATTAGGGCCAAGAAGACCCTATCGATCAAAGCCTATTTTCTGTTCATTGTTAAAAGGAGGCACAGGCCCCTGTCCTTTCAAACCAGAACCTCTCTCTTACAAACCATCACAAGCTATACGATATCGACTACAAGTCATTCAGACTATCGATTTTCACAGCTCCCATCATAAGCTATACAATATCAACTACAAGTCGTTCAGACTATCGATTTCTTTCTACAGCTCCTGTCATAAGCTATACAATATCGACTACAAGTCGTTCAGACTATCGATTTCTTTCTACAGCTCCCATCATAAGCTATACAATATCAACTACAAGTCGTTCAGACTATCAATTTCTACAGCTCTCATTATAAGCTATACAATATCAACTACAAGTCATTCAGACTATCGATTTCTACAGCTCCCATTATAAGCTACCTATACAATATCAACCACAAGTCGTTCAGACTATCGATTTCTACAGCTCCTATCATAAGCTATACGATATCGAATACAAGTCATTCAGACTATCAATTTCTTTCTACAGCTCCTGTCACAACCTACACAAAAGATGTCTACGACAACAGCCAACGCGGGGTCCAAGATGGAATGGGACGCGTTTCTAAAACTTTATGCCAAAATCAACCGTCATACAACAACACCTCGACAAGATACCCTTGCATTTATCTTCTCTCCGCAAGATATTCGAGCCACAATCAAGGCTCCTCAGACTCATAACTATGCACCGTCAACCGGATCTTCTTGTTCTGGGTCTTCTTGTTCTGGGGTCTTAACCCAATTTTACCAACCCTCGGTTACAAATTCTGTACCTTCAACCACTTTGGCCTGGCGTCCCGAAGGTCAGGACTACTATACTCCACCATCTCCAACACGTTCTTCACGTTCGTCTTCACGATCCTCACATTCTTCAcgttcttccttttcttcctcgcGTTCTTCCTCGCGTTCTTCATCACCTCGTACTACTCGGACTGGTTTCCCCCCCACTCCAACCAAATTCTCCACACACAAAAGAGTATATCAAAAGCCTGCCGAGGTTCAGGGCGGCGTGTATTTGCTCAAGGCGGACCAGACTCGTCTTCTCTCCAAAATCCAAACTCTTCTGGAGCATGCCTGCTTTCGATTCGCAAAACAATATCTTCCACACATACTCATTGAGAACGAGTGGGCCTGTCCCGA
This Fusarium poae strain DAOMC 252244 chromosome 3, whole genome shotgun sequence DNA region includes the following protein-coding sequences:
- a CDS encoding hypothetical protein (TransMembrane:2 (n8-19c27/28o51-75i137-154o)); its protein translation is MDSTIRTCQVFGLTSSLLLAGVNLGSSHLTVPFLYNQPTSVNTPFFKDFYTRGALTLVPLAIFSGASSGIVAFLVPAQRTLWTVAAVATLSQLPWTGLGMMATNNRLNDIAASSAEQEKASQEEVVNLLKKWRWMNIVRGLLALTGGLTAVLALQSQ
- the GCS1_2 gene encoding Zn finger-containing GTPase- Activating Protein for ARF (TransMembrane:3 (o12-31i359-380o400-421i)~BUSCO:21396at5125~CAZy:GT21); protein product: MYSFIECLAGALFILGCVVVALVVIGVRALLSNFKNRPTPPLSSQLGQNAPHVTIIRPVKGVEPRLYDCIAASFRQDYPQDKFSIRLCLEDDTDPAYPILQKVIDDFPTIDARIMLEKEDHVLSETVNMGPNPKIRNLSRSYREAKGDIVWIIDCNIWMGKGVLGRMVDKLMGYRVGGAAKPYKFVHQLPIVVDLMDFSTPLAAEGQSLLDASSEEDHHASDLDIEEFPKIMSQGGGRIDEMFMTTSHAKFYSAINTLRAAPCAVGKSNMFRKSQLDQATDAILNPKLDQNKNLPTGVDYFSHNICEDHLIGDALWTTDFPGHRSHGLVWGDIAVQPVSNMSVKAYTARRSRWLRARKYTVLSATILEPFTECFLFATYISFAMTTIPFFSQICGIPKTWSTMAIAWFAITTLWMLIDYIGYLRLHSGVTMEVDEYTPYFAKGFKNKGGIKCRPFLEFLAAWIGREGLAFPVWAYAVVFGNTVNWRGRLFYIHWDTTVDAVEPREERIREVRTPELERGPLQNKHRVD
- a CDS encoding hypothetical protein (BUSCO:50003at5125), which gives rise to MASPSDRRPIVISGPSGVGKGTLINMLFTRHPDQFTLSVSHTTRNPREGESDGVHYHFVTKDAFRDLIAKDGFVEHAQFGSNLYGTSKATIEEQTAKGKVVVLDIEMEGVKQVKASTIDARYVFVSPPDTEELEKRLRGRGTETEESIQQRLTRAQDELAWARSAEFDKILVNDDLEKTYQELDAFVYTEKSD
- a CDS encoding hypothetical protein (TransMembrane:1 (o12-33i)); this encodes MDLSSLYQNALVTFASLSVGYKLLFAVVAIFVLNKAYGGRSKGYKNLPAYAPIELAIASYILSGDGISRRIFSAVSRYGGSLFGITSGHQIVADLPGIERLLTQSHHIFDSTPAQYSLCTLVFGSTDSPQLRRKLHTSLKDLVPPLERTFLNDAASTAAVERSRVAERGASLVTFSSDPQHMARWELSAGIKVLQSEQPGVPGIVEANLQSLTRDFGACMSIPLIYGQDLLDRHPQLLNDFWVFDNELFPLLMVGIPKWAPFKMMQDGLKARARIIDSLEGVYKRVEQERRGEPVDFGADISDVSTMLRERNKVYNRDGWTLKERAAADLGTFWGLNANAQPVLFWFLLYVYSTSGLLERIRQEISPYVTLAREDRPEITSMDLQNLFRNCPLIKACIFETYRLVNEPTSIRHVSQSVSVNDGNLQHNLNEGTYISVPLALRNKDPHLYQDPDSFVPDRFLDTDPETGKSTARYGKLKPWGVGAAMCKGRTFAEKEIISLGSAVVSLWNIAPVDGNWKLPAMIPGTGVKKPVNDIRVVVQRRVVVYQKPAEVQGGVYLLKADQTRLLSKIQTLLEHACFRFAKQYLPHILIENEWACPEDGELNIWIYHLTIHGLNLLDYGITEPINNVLHSAKNIRHDAVHRNKVVVDTLAIYLDHAVALCTALEGQKDLYQVKAIRDFAKAEMGLLGAAANNADAVKTAGEAITDFIDGLY